One Rossellomorea aquimaris DNA window includes the following coding sequences:
- the groES gene encoding co-chaperone GroES, which translates to MLKPLGDRVVIELVESEEKTASGIVLPDSAKEKPQEGKVMAVGTGRILDNGERVALEVAVGDRIIFSKYAGTEVKYQGTEYLILRDSDILAVVGE; encoded by the coding sequence TTGTTAAAACCACTAGGTGATCGCGTCGTTATCGAGCTAGTTGAGTCAGAAGAAAAAACAGCAAGCGGTATTGTGCTACCGGATTCCGCAAAGGAAAAGCCACAAGAAGGTAAAGTGATGGCTGTAGGTACTGGTCGCATTCTTGACAACGGTGAGCGCGTTGCTCTTGAGGTAGCTGTCGGCGATCGAATCATTTTCTCTAAATACGCTGGTACAGAAGTGAAATACCAAGGCACAGAATACTTGATCCTTCGTGATAGCGATATTCTGGCTGTAGTTGGCGAATAA
- the groL gene encoding chaperonin GroEL (60 kDa chaperone family; promotes refolding of misfolded polypeptides especially under stressful conditions; forms two stacked rings of heptamers to form a barrel-shaped 14mer; ends can be capped by GroES; misfolded proteins enter the barrel where they are refolded when GroES binds) has translation MAKDIKFSEEARRSMLRGVDQLANAVKVTLGPKGRNVVLEKKFGSPLITNDGVTIAKEIELEDAFENMGAKLVAEVASKTNEIAGDGTTTATVLAQAMIREGLKNVTAGANPVGVRKGIEKAVQAAIEELKVISKPIEGKDSIAQVAAISAADEEVGQLIAEAMERVGNDGVITIEESKGFTTELDVVEGMQFDRGYASPYMVTDSDKMEAVLENPYILITDKKIGNIQEVLPVLEQVVQQGKPLLMVAEDVEGEALATLVVNKLRGTFNAVAVKAPGFGDRRKAMLEDLAVLTGGEVITEDLGLDLKSANITQLGRAAKVVVTKENTTVVEGSGDPEKIAARVNQIRAQLEESTSEFDKEKLQERLAKLAGGVAVVKVGAATETELKERKLRIEDALNSTRAAVEEGIVSGGGTALVNVYNKVASIEADADVATGINIVLRALEEPIRQIAHNAGLEGSIIVERLKKEEVGVGFNAATGEWVNMIEKGIVDPTKVTRSALQNAASVAAMFLTTEAVVADIPEEGGGMPDMSGMGGMGGMGGMM, from the coding sequence ATGGCTAAAGATATTAAATTCAGCGAAGAAGCACGCCGTTCCATGCTTCGCGGTGTAGATCAATTAGCAAATGCAGTAAAAGTAACTCTTGGACCAAAAGGACGTAACGTGGTACTTGAGAAAAAATTCGGTTCACCACTTATTACAAATGATGGTGTAACGATTGCAAAAGAAATCGAACTGGAAGATGCATTCGAAAACATGGGTGCAAAACTGGTTGCCGAAGTAGCAAGCAAAACAAATGAAATCGCCGGTGACGGTACAACGACTGCAACGGTCCTTGCTCAAGCGATGATCCGTGAAGGTCTTAAAAACGTAACAGCTGGTGCTAACCCTGTTGGCGTTCGTAAAGGTATCGAAAAAGCGGTTCAAGCTGCCATCGAGGAATTAAAAGTCATCTCTAAGCCGATCGAAGGTAAAGATTCCATCGCTCAAGTTGCGGCAATCTCAGCTGCTGACGAAGAAGTGGGTCAACTGATTGCAGAAGCAATGGAGCGCGTTGGTAACGACGGTGTTATCACAATCGAAGAATCCAAAGGTTTCACAACAGAGCTTGACGTGGTGGAAGGAATGCAATTCGACCGTGGATATGCGTCTCCATACATGGTGACTGACTCTGATAAGATGGAAGCTGTTCTTGAAAATCCATACATCTTAATCACTGACAAGAAGATCGGTAACATCCAGGAAGTACTTCCTGTTCTTGAGCAAGTCGTACAACAAGGTAAACCACTATTAATGGTAGCTGAAGATGTTGAAGGTGAAGCTCTTGCAACGCTTGTTGTGAACAAACTTCGTGGAACATTCAACGCTGTTGCCGTTAAAGCTCCTGGCTTCGGTGACCGTCGTAAAGCAATGCTTGAAGACTTAGCGGTTCTTACTGGTGGAGAAGTGATTACAGAAGATTTAGGATTAGATCTTAAATCCGCAAACATCACTCAGCTTGGCCGCGCTGCGAAAGTAGTCGTAACGAAAGAAAACACGACTGTCGTAGAAGGTTCTGGAGATCCGGAAAAAATCGCAGCTCGCGTAAACCAAATCCGTGCTCAATTAGAAGAATCCACTTCTGAATTCGACAAGGAAAAATTACAAGAGCGTCTTGCTAAGCTTGCAGGTGGAGTAGCAGTCGTGAAAGTCGGAGCTGCAACTGAAACTGAGCTTAAAGAGCGTAAACTACGTATCGAAGACGCATTGAACTCTACTCGTGCAGCAGTAGAAGAAGGTATCGTTTCCGGTGGTGGTACTGCCTTGGTGAACGTATACAACAAAGTAGCATCAATCGAAGCGGATGCAGATGTAGCAACTGGTATCAACATCGTGCTGCGTGCCCTTGAAGAGCCAATCCGTCAAATCGCTCACAACGCTGGACTCGAAGGTTCTATCATCGTAGAACGTCTGAAGAAGGAAGAAGTAGGTGTCGGTTTCAACGCAGCTACTGGTGAGTGGGTAAACATGATCGAAAAAGGTATCGTGGATCCAACCAAAGTAACTCGTTCTGCACTTCAAAATGCAGCGTCTGTAGCAGCAATGTTCCTGACTACTGAAGCAGTAGTAGCGGACATTCCTGAAGAAGGCGGCGGCATGCCGGATATGTCCGGAATGGGCGGCATGGGTGGAATGGGCGGCATGATGTAA
- a CDS encoding tyrosine-type recombinase/integrase, which produces MLLKFAYQEFIEDRIFKNTTKVNIQNYKVLLGGFVDYCIENNLLNVEEVKTIHVKSYLRHCQAKGNSANTINTKLQRIRAFFNFMKEEGIVKESPASKVKRQQVDIKIDVFSDEQINQMLAYYRGLRRREKSYFAYRGYMLIVTFLGTGIRRTEIINLKWSDVDLENLTISVYGKRRKREIVFLTEKLAKELSAYNLFCSRHFPKLSEYVFVNRNNTQMTQNSIMLLFQNLQKKMNFSDVRVSPHTFRHTFCHRLAMSGMSAFAIQKMMRHENIAVTMRYVAMWGNELKEQNDKYNPLNNLDV; this is translated from the coding sequence GTGTTGTTAAAGTTCGCATATCAAGAATTTATTGAAGACCGGATATTCAAGAATACCACTAAGGTGAATATCCAAAATTATAAGGTGCTTCTCGGTGGCTTTGTCGATTACTGCATTGAAAATAATCTGCTGAATGTGGAAGAGGTTAAGACCATTCACGTAAAAAGTTATTTACGACATTGCCAGGCTAAGGGGAATTCAGCTAATACGATTAATACTAAGCTTCAACGTATTAGGGCATTCTTCAACTTTATGAAAGAAGAGGGCATAGTTAAGGAAAGTCCGGCTTCGAAGGTAAAGCGTCAACAAGTGGATATTAAAATTGACGTATTCAGCGATGAACAGATTAATCAGATGTTGGCTTACTATCGAGGGCTTAGACGTAGGGAGAAAAGTTATTTCGCTTATAGAGGGTACATGTTGATTGTCACTTTCTTAGGAACTGGCATTAGACGAACAGAAATCATTAATTTGAAGTGGTCTGATGTTGACTTAGAAAACTTAACAATCTCCGTGTACGGGAAAAGGAGGAAGCGGGAAATTGTATTCCTTACTGAAAAGCTTGCTAAGGAGTTGTCTGCCTACAACCTATTTTGTAGTCGGCATTTCCCTAAGTTAAGTGAGTACGTTTTTGTGAATCGGAATAACACCCAGATGACGCAGAACTCAATCATGCTATTATTCCAAAACCTACAAAAGAAGATGAACTTTTCAGACGTAAGGGTTTCCCCGCATACTTTCAGGCACACATTTTGCCACAGATTAGCTATGAGTGGTATGTCTGCCTTTGCTATTCAGAAGATGATGAGACACGAAAATATAGCCGTTACAATGCGTTATGTGGCTATGTGGGGTAACGAATTGAAGGAACAGAACGATAAGTATAATCCATTAAATAATCTTGACGTTTAG